One window of the Solanum stenotomum isolate F172 chromosome 11, ASM1918654v1, whole genome shotgun sequence genome contains the following:
- the LOC125845845 gene encoding uncharacterized protein LOC125845845: MSESKEKTKCEEEHIEAESQEKEERRKLKGNGQVLLANYKEIREEIESGSSLILITHRDHALQTNQSHSCLPNSISFILQEYQDVFPKELPRGLPTLRGIEHQIDFVPGSQLPNKPAYRSNPEDTKELQRKVEELFNKGYVKESTSPCAVPILLVPKKDGTWRMCVDCRAINKIMVKYRHPIPRLDDMLDELNGSCVFSKIDLRSGYHQIRMNLGDEWALGNWQHYLWPKEFVIRIDHEYLKHIRAQGKLNKRHAKWIEFLETFPYALYPKDPGLLKSSKIVRNGRGKDGGKLAEAMKKLHETVWLRLEKKNQEVAKRVNEGCKRIVFEPGD, translated from the exons ATGAGTGAGTCGAAGGAAAAGACGAAGTGTGAAGAGGAGCATATAGAGGCTGAGAGCCAAGAAAAGGAGGAAAGAAGGAAGTTAAAGGGAAATGGCCAAGTGTTGTTGGCTAATTACAAGGAGATAAGAGAGGAAATTGAGTCCGGAAGTTCTTTAATCCTTATTACTCATAGGGATCATGCGCTACAAACTAACCAATCTCATTCTTGTCTGCCCAATTCTATTTCCTTTATTTTGCAGGAATATCAGGATGTCTTCCCAAAGGAGCTTCCAAGAGGATTGCCCACTCTTCGGGGAATTGAGCACCAAATTGATTTCGTGCCGGGATCACAATTGCCAAACAAGCCGGCCTATCGAAGCAATCCAGAGGACACCAAGGAGCTACAAAGGAAAGTTGAGGAACTCTTCAACAAAGGTTATGTGAAGGAAAGCACGAGTCCATGCGCCGTGCCGATTCTATTGGTTCCAAAGAAAGATGGGACATGGCGCATGTGTGTTGACTGTCGAGCCATCAACAAGATTATGGTAAAGTATCGTCATCCTATTCCTAGGTTAGATGATATGCTTGATGAATTGAATGGCTCTTGTGTGTTTTCAAAGATTGATCTTAGGAGCGGTTATCATCAAATCCGGATGAACCTCGGTGATGAATG GGCTTTGGGTAATTGGCAACATTACTTGTGGCCCAAGGAATTTGTCATTAGGATTGATCATGAGTACCTAAAGCATATTCGGGCCCAAGGAAAGTTGAACAAGAGGCACGCCAAATGGATTGAATTCCTTGAAACTTTCCCTTAT GCATTGTATCCCAAAGATCCCGGTTTGCTCAAATCTTCAAAGATTGTGAGGAATGGGAGAGGGAAAG ATGGGGGTAAGCTAGCTGAAGCTATGAAAAAGCTTCATGAAACGGTGTGGCTGCGCTTGGAAAAGAAGAACCAAGAAGTAGCAAAAAGGGTTAACGAAGGATGCAAACGGATTGTGTTTGAACCAGGTGATTAG